One region of Streptomyces rishiriensis genomic DNA includes:
- a CDS encoding alpha/beta hydrolase family protein produces MFLRGATAADAATADGTTAGLITAGASPAGCASAGVVMVGGSGPSDRHNDTYFPPIRRHLVDAGLAVLSYDKRGVGGSSGEWRDATLDDLAADAVAALDFLRAQPGVRPEAVGLFGHSEGGWVVLRAATTARDGPSWVITNSCPGVTPAAQERHALSRALRERRRARPDVDIDGSLALFDRLVEVGRRDADFAEAARLVESAGRAAWLGDYWAGVDERLWEFLKRKQDHDPLSDTPRLRCPHLAVFGGADPLVPVAESIHRFATAACGPGRHPRATLTTEVFPDADHRIHTAIGTRPAPGHLTGLTRWIGGHTVGRPLP; encoded by the coding sequence GTGTTCCTGAGGGGTGCAACCGCCGCCGACGCGGCTACGGCGGACGGGACCACGGCAGGCCTGATCACGGCGGGCGCGTCGCCGGCCGGCTGTGCCTCGGCGGGTGTGGTCATGGTCGGTGGGTCCGGGCCGTCGGACCGGCACAACGACACGTACTTTCCGCCGATCCGCAGACACCTCGTGGACGCCGGTCTCGCCGTGTTGTCCTACGACAAGCGCGGTGTCGGCGGATCGTCCGGCGAGTGGCGCGACGCGACCCTGGACGACCTGGCGGCCGACGCGGTCGCCGCGCTGGACTTCCTCCGCGCGCAACCCGGCGTACGGCCGGAGGCGGTGGGCCTGTTCGGCCACAGCGAGGGCGGCTGGGTCGTGCTGCGCGCGGCCACCACTGCCCGGGACGGCCCGTCCTGGGTGATCACCAACAGTTGTCCGGGGGTGACTCCGGCAGCCCAGGAACGCCACGCGCTGTCCCGCGCCCTGCGTGAGCGGCGACGAGCACGGCCGGACGTCGACATCGACGGTTCCCTGGCCCTTTTCGACCGCCTCGTCGAAGTGGGCCGCAGGGACGCGGACTTCGCGGAGGCGGCGCGTCTGGTCGAATCCGCGGGCCGGGCGGCCTGGTTGGGCGACTACTGGGCCGGCGTGGACGAGCGCCTCTGGGAGTTCCTCAAACGCAAGCAGGACCATGATCCGCTCTCGGACACGCCGCGTCTGCGCTGCCCCCACCTGGCGGTCTTCGGCGGCGCGGACCCGCTGGTACCCGTCGCCGAGAGCATCCACCGGTTCGCCACCGCGGCCTGCGGCCCCGGCCGCCACCCCCGGGCAACGCTGACCACAGAGGTGTTCCCCGACGCCGACCACCGCATCCACACGGCCATCGGGACCCGCCCGGCGCCTGGTCACCTCACCGGTCTGACCCGGTGGATCGGAGGCCACACGGTCGGCCGCCCGCTCCCGTAG
- a CDS encoding 2Fe-2S iron-sulfur cluster-binding protein — MSDDQHGPGHGQEDGQGRGAPQGGGRWDPLPQGDYDDGATAFVKLPEGGIDAFLAARGDSPLAAPGHGYVPPQIAVAPPTDGTGPWAAPAGGSDWPVAQDTPQTVGDDRFTYHPGATGQWAFEDTSGESGAPRPAPGHDVTGQWSIPVAGGDLPDESGEFTTSSLVEQWGGTPPSTLPGGASAPWATEPAGPADHGVTDHGVTDQAWGQRTDEAHTAVRPATEESAFGQAPERGPMGGEPDRHHPAAEHPAEYTGQHAHPNGTYAPEISAEAYTVAPSGPAETAGRDAQRAAEAEGTAEASGETDYAHEAADEPAEASHGPARPPVEPAPPHGAAHGPAEASEDRSADADAPRDPEAHAAPDTAPPRSAEAAEPAGSDGPADETDDAPAPFHEEHPLAGYVLRVNGSDRPVTDAWIGESLLYVLRERLGLAGAKDGCSQGECGACNVQVDGRLVASCLVPAVTTAGSEIRTVEGLAVDGQASDVQRALARCGAVQCGFCVPGMAMTVHDLLEGNPAPTELEARQALCGNLCRCSGYRGVLRAVQDVVAEREATAAADAETDGDEARIPHQAGPGAGGVHPSAFENPAQPHPHDPAYGQGQDGGQA, encoded by the coding sequence GTGAGCGACGACCAGCACGGACCCGGACACGGACAGGAAGACGGGCAGGGCCGGGGCGCGCCGCAGGGCGGCGGCCGCTGGGACCCGCTGCCCCAGGGGGACTACGACGACGGCGCGACCGCCTTCGTGAAGCTCCCCGAGGGCGGCATCGACGCCTTCCTGGCCGCCCGCGGCGACAGTCCCCTCGCCGCGCCGGGCCATGGGTACGTGCCGCCGCAGATAGCGGTGGCGCCCCCCACGGACGGCACCGGACCCTGGGCCGCCCCGGCCGGCGGCTCCGACTGGCCCGTCGCGCAGGACACCCCGCAGACGGTCGGCGACGACCGGTTCACCTACCACCCCGGCGCGACCGGCCAGTGGGCCTTCGAGGACACCTCCGGCGAGTCGGGCGCACCGCGGCCGGCGCCCGGCCACGACGTGACGGGCCAGTGGTCGATCCCCGTCGCGGGCGGCGACCTGCCCGACGAGTCGGGCGAGTTCACCACCTCGTCCCTGGTCGAGCAGTGGGGCGGCACGCCCCCGTCCACCCTGCCCGGCGGCGCGTCCGCGCCCTGGGCGACGGAACCGGCAGGCCCGGCGGACCACGGTGTCACGGACCACGGTGTGACGGACCAGGCGTGGGGGCAGCGCACCGACGAGGCGCACACGGCCGTGCGGCCGGCGACCGAGGAGTCCGCGTTCGGGCAGGCGCCGGAGCGCGGCCCGATGGGCGGGGAACCCGACCGGCACCACCCCGCCGCCGAGCACCCCGCCGAGTACACCGGGCAGCACGCGCACCCGAACGGGACCTACGCCCCGGAAATCTCCGCCGAGGCGTACACGGTGGCACCGAGCGGGCCTGCGGAGACCGCCGGGCGGGACGCCCAGCGGGCCGCTGAGGCCGAGGGGACCGCCGAGGCGTCCGGCGAGACCGACTACGCCCACGAGGCCGCTGACGAGCCCGCTGAGGCCTCCCACGGGCCCGCGCGACCGCCCGTGGAACCCGCGCCCCCGCACGGAGCCGCGCACGGCCCGGCCGAGGCGTCGGAGGACCGGTCCGCCGACGCGGACGCCCCTCGGGATCCCGAGGCCCACGCCGCTCCCGACACCGCCCCGCCCCGGTCCGCCGAGGCCGCCGAGCCGGCTGGGTCCGACGGGCCCGCGGACGAGACGGACGACGCCCCGGCGCCGTTCCACGAGGAACACCCCCTCGCCGGCTACGTGCTGCGCGTCAACGGCTCCGACCGCCCCGTCACCGACGCCTGGATCGGCGAGTCGCTGCTCTACGTCCTGCGCGAGCGGCTCGGCCTCGCGGGCGCCAAGGACGGCTGCTCGCAGGGCGAGTGCGGGGCCTGCAACGTCCAGGTGGACGGGCGGCTCGTCGCCTCCTGCCTGGTCCCGGCCGTCACCACCGCCGGCAGCGAGATCCGCACCGTCGAGGGCCTGGCCGTCGACGGCCAGGCCTCGGACGTGCAGCGGGCGCTCGCCCGGTGCGGTGCCGTGCAGTGCGGCTTCTGCGTGCCCGGCATGGCGATGACCGTGCACGACCTGCTGGAGGGCAACCCGGCCCCCACCGAACTCGAGGCCCGCCAGGCCCTGTGCGGCAACCTGTGCCGCTGCTCCGGCTACCGGGGCGTCCTGCGCGCCGTCCAGGACGTCGTGGCCGAGCGGGAGGCGACCGCCGCCGCGGACGCCGAGACGGACGGCGACGAGGCACGTATTCCGCACCAGGCGGGCCCGGGCGCCGGAGGCGTCCACCCGTCGGCGTTCGAGAACCCTGCACAGCCCCACCCGCACGACCCGGCGTACGGACAGGGCCAGGACGGAGGCCAGGCGTGA
- a CDS encoding lamin tail domain-containing protein, whose translation MGVASAFAVTSLPAAYATPSATAVISEVYGGGGNSGATLTRDFVELGNAGSAAYDLAGYSVQYLPGAPSASSLWQVTTLSGAVAPGGRFLVAEAAGTGGSTALPTADATGSVAMSATSGTVALVSGTTALTCRTAADCAADSRIVDLVGYGSALVREGSGPASGSSNTAAVARGAALGDSDDNAADLTAGTPSPVNSAGQTPGSGDGGDGGDGSSDPTTPGAVRVHDIQGTTRLSPLAGQTVSRVPGVVTGVRASGSKGYWIQDPTADADPRTSEGVFVYTGSATPTVAVGDSVLVDGKVSEYYPSSTSQSVTELTAPTTTVLSGGDALPAAVALNAADVPDAYIPTAGGGSIESLALEPGVYAQDFYEAAEGMRVAFSDARVVGASDAYGELWVTVKPDEDATPRGGTLYSSYDRPNTGRLEVMSLDSASAFPSADVGDELSGTTTGPLDYSTYGGYNVQATRLGTLVDNGLKQEVTRRQKGHELAVATYNVENLDALDAQEKIDRLAHGVAVNLNSPDVVALEEIQDDNGATDDGTVTSEATLKRFTDAIRAAGGPRYRWRYIAPTDDQDGGEPGGNIRQVFLFNPERVSFADRAGGDAVTATGVVKTRKGARLTASPGRIDPASDAWDNSRKPLVGEFVFHGETVFVIANHFTSKGGDQPLHGRYQPPSRSSETQRQAQAAEVNSFVKSLLAADKNARTVVLGDLNDYEFSRTVTTLTDGKVLKPLISTLPAAERYTYVYDGNSQTLDHILTSPAVTHYDYDVVHINAEFADQASDHDPQVVRIDVSRCRKD comes from the coding sequence GTGGGCGTCGCGAGCGCGTTCGCCGTCACCTCGCTGCCCGCCGCCTACGCCACGCCGTCCGCCACCGCGGTGATCTCCGAGGTGTACGGCGGTGGCGGGAACTCGGGGGCGACCCTGACCCGGGACTTCGTCGAGCTGGGCAACGCGGGCTCGGCGGCCTATGACCTGGCCGGGTACAGCGTGCAGTACCTGCCGGGCGCGCCGTCGGCTTCCTCGCTGTGGCAGGTGACCACGCTGAGCGGGGCCGTCGCGCCCGGCGGGCGTTTCCTCGTCGCCGAGGCCGCCGGGACCGGAGGGAGCACCGCGCTGCCCACCGCCGACGCCACCGGGTCCGTCGCCATGAGCGCCACCAGCGGCACCGTCGCGCTCGTCTCCGGCACCACCGCCTTGACGTGCAGGACCGCCGCCGACTGCGCCGCCGACAGCCGGATCGTCGACCTCGTCGGCTACGGCAGCGCTCTCGTACGGGAGGGCAGCGGGCCTGCCAGCGGGTCCTCCAACACCGCCGCCGTCGCCCGGGGCGCCGCGCTGGGCGACAGCGACGACAACGCCGCCGATCTCACGGCCGGGACGCCCTCGCCCGTCAACTCCGCCGGACAGACGCCCGGTTCAGGAGACGGCGGGGACGGTGGGGACGGCAGTAGCGATCCCACCACGCCCGGCGCCGTCCGCGTCCACGACATCCAGGGCACCACCCGGCTCTCCCCGCTCGCCGGGCAGACCGTCAGCCGGGTGCCGGGCGTCGTCACCGGGGTGCGGGCCTCCGGGTCCAAGGGGTACTGGATCCAGGACCCCACGGCGGACGCCGACCCCCGCACCAGCGAGGGCGTGTTCGTGTACACCGGCTCCGCCACGCCCACCGTCGCCGTCGGGGACTCGGTGCTGGTCGACGGCAAGGTCAGCGAGTACTACCCCAGCAGCACCAGCCAGTCGGTCACCGAGCTCACCGCGCCCACCACGACCGTGCTGTCCGGCGGCGACGCGCTGCCCGCCGCCGTCGCCCTGAACGCCGCCGACGTGCCCGACGCGTACATCCCCACCGCCGGAGGCGGCAGCATCGAGTCGCTCGCCCTCGAACCGGGCGTGTACGCCCAGGACTTCTACGAGGCGGCGGAGGGGATGCGGGTCGCCTTCTCCGACGCCCGTGTCGTCGGCGCGAGCGACGCGTACGGCGAGCTGTGGGTGACCGTCAAGCCGGACGAGGACGCCACACCCCGCGGCGGGACCCTCTACTCGTCCTACGACCGGCCGAACACCGGCCGCCTGGAGGTCATGTCGCTCGACAGCGCCTCCGCCTTCCCCAGCGCCGACGTCGGTGACGAACTGTCCGGCACGACCACCGGGCCGCTCGACTACTCCACCTACGGCGGCTACAACGTCCAGGCCACGCGACTCGGCACCCTGGTCGACAACGGGCTGAAGCAGGAAGTGACCCGCCGGCAGAAGGGCCACGAGCTCGCGGTCGCCACGTACAACGTGGAGAACCTGGACGCGCTGGACGCCCAGGAGAAGATCGACCGGCTCGCCCACGGTGTCGCCGTCAACCTCAACTCCCCGGACGTCGTCGCCCTGGAGGAGATCCAGGACGACAACGGCGCCACCGACGACGGCACCGTCACCTCCGAGGCCACCCTGAAGCGGTTCACCGACGCCATCCGCGCCGCCGGCGGCCCCCGCTACCGGTGGCGCTACATCGCCCCCACCGACGACCAGGACGGCGGCGAGCCCGGCGGCAACATCCGTCAGGTCTTCCTCTTCAACCCCGAGCGGGTCTCCTTCGCCGACCGGGCCGGCGGTGACGCCGTCACGGCCACCGGCGTGGTGAAGACCAGGAAGGGCGCGAGGCTCACCGCCTCCCCCGGTCGCATCGACCCGGCCTCCGACGCCTGGGACAACAGCCGCAAGCCGCTGGTCGGCGAGTTCGTCTTCCACGGCGAGACGGTCTTCGTGATCGCCAACCACTTCACCTCCAAGGGCGGCGACCAGCCCCTGCACGGCCGCTACCAGCCGCCGTCGCGCAGCTCCGAGACCCAGCGCCAGGCACAGGCGGCCGAGGTGAACTCGTTCGTCAAGTCCCTGCTCGCGGCGGACAAGAACGCCAGGACGGTGGTGCTCGGCGACCTCAACGACTACGAGTTCTCCCGGACCGTCACCACCCTCACGGACGGCAAGGTCCTCAAGCCGCTGATCAGCACCCTGCCGGCCGCGGAGCGCTACACCTACGTCTACGACGGCAACTCGCAGACCCTGGACCACATCCTGACGAGCCCGGCCGTCACGCACTACGACTACGACGTGGTGCACATCAACGCCGAGTTCGCCGACCAGGCCAGCGATCACGACCCGCAGGTCGTACGGATCGACGTCAGCCGGTGCCGCAAGGACTGA
- a CDS encoding xanthine dehydrogenase family protein molybdopterin-binding subunit: MSNETVTTTTPVDAAPAPEPIPHGLGASLQPADARAKTEGTFPYAADLWAEGLLWAAVLRSPHPHARIVSIDTSHAREMPGVRAVVTHEDVPGRALHGRGRADRPVFASDVVRHHGEPIAAVAADHPDTARMAAAAVIVEYEVLEPVIDPEQAFEAQALHPDGNLIRHIPLHHGDPSAAGDVVVEGQYRIGRADPAPIGAEAGLAVPRPDGGVELYLASTDPHTDRDTAAACYGLEPERVKIVVTGVPGATADREDQGFQLPLGLLALKTGCPVKLTATREESFLGHAHRHPTLLRYRHHADADGRLVKVEAQILLDAGAYADTSAEALAAAVSFACGPYVVPNAFIEGWAVRTNNPPSGHVRGEGAMQVCAAYEAQMDKLAKKLGVDPAELRLRNAMATGDVLPTGQTVTCPAPVAELLQAVREFPLPALPKDTPEDDWLLPGGPEGAGEPGAVRRGVGYGLGMVHMLGAEGADEVSTATVKVQDGVATVLCAAVETGQGFTTLARQIVQETLGVDEVHVAPVDTDQPPAGPGCRGRHTWVSGGAVERAAKMVRTQLLQPLAHKFGMSTELLQITDGKITSYDGVLSTTVMEEMHGKELWATAQCRPHPTEPLDAAGQGDAFVGLAFCAIRAVVDVDIELGSVRVVELAVAQDVGRILNPAQLTARIEAGVTQGVGIALTENLRTPRGLLRHPDLTGYALPTALDAPDIRIVKLVEERDVVAPFGAKAASAVPVVTSPAAIASAVRAATGRPVNRLPIRPQAAVVTDR, translated from the coding sequence GTGAGCAACGAGACGGTCACCACGACGACCCCCGTGGATGCCGCCCCGGCACCCGAGCCGATCCCGCACGGGCTCGGCGCCTCCCTGCAGCCCGCCGACGCGCGCGCCAAGACGGAGGGCACCTTCCCGTACGCCGCCGACCTGTGGGCCGAGGGCCTGCTGTGGGCGGCCGTGCTGCGCTCGCCGCACCCGCACGCGCGGATCGTGTCCATCGACACGTCACACGCGCGGGAGATGCCCGGCGTCCGGGCCGTCGTCACCCACGAGGACGTCCCCGGCCGCGCCCTGCACGGTCGCGGCAGGGCCGACCGTCCGGTGTTCGCGTCCGACGTCGTACGCCACCACGGCGAGCCCATCGCGGCCGTCGCCGCCGACCACCCGGACACCGCGCGGATGGCCGCCGCGGCCGTCATCGTCGAGTACGAGGTGCTCGAGCCGGTGATCGACCCGGAGCAGGCCTTCGAGGCGCAGGCGCTGCACCCCGACGGCAACCTGATCCGGCACATCCCGCTGCACCACGGCGACCCGTCCGCGGCCGGCGACGTCGTCGTCGAGGGCCAGTACCGTATCGGCCGCGCGGATCCCGCCCCGATCGGCGCCGAGGCCGGCCTCGCGGTGCCCCGTCCCGACGGCGGTGTGGAGCTCTACCTCGCCTCCACCGACCCGCACACCGACCGGGACACCGCCGCCGCCTGCTACGGCCTCGAACCCGAGCGCGTGAAGATCGTCGTCACCGGGGTGCCCGGCGCCACCGCCGACCGCGAGGACCAGGGCTTCCAGCTCCCGCTCGGCCTGCTCGCGCTGAAGACCGGCTGCCCGGTGAAACTCACGGCCACGCGCGAGGAGTCCTTCCTCGGCCACGCCCACAGACACCCGACGCTGCTGCGCTACCGTCACCACGCCGACGCCGACGGCCGGCTGGTGAAGGTCGAGGCCCAGATCCTGCTGGACGCCGGCGCGTACGCCGACACCTCCGCCGAGGCCCTGGCCGCCGCCGTCTCCTTCGCCTGCGGCCCCTACGTCGTCCCGAACGCCTTCATCGAGGGCTGGGCGGTCCGCACGAACAACCCGCCGTCGGGCCATGTGCGCGGCGAGGGCGCGATGCAGGTCTGCGCCGCCTACGAGGCGCAGATGGACAAGCTGGCCAAGAAGCTCGGCGTCGACCCGGCGGAGCTGCGGCTGCGCAACGCCATGGCGACCGGGGACGTCCTGCCGACCGGCCAGACGGTGACCTGCCCGGCCCCCGTGGCCGAACTCCTCCAGGCCGTCCGGGAGTTCCCCCTCCCGGCGCTCCCCAAGGACACGCCGGAGGACGACTGGCTGCTGCCCGGCGGCCCCGAGGGCGCGGGCGAACCCGGTGCGGTGCGCCGGGGCGTCGGCTACGGGCTCGGCATGGTGCACATGCTGGGCGCGGAGGGCGCCGACGAGGTCTCCACGGCGACCGTGAAGGTCCAGGACGGCGTCGCGACGGTGCTGTGCGCGGCGGTGGAGACGGGGCAGGGCTTCACGACGCTGGCCCGCCAGATCGTCCAGGAGACGCTGGGCGTGGACGAGGTCCACGTGGCCCCCGTCGACACCGACCAGCCGCCCGCGGGCCCCGGCTGCCGCGGCCGGCACACGTGGGTGTCGGGCGGCGCCGTGGAGCGCGCGGCGAAGATGGTCCGCACGCAGTTGCTCCAGCCCCTGGCGCACAAGTTCGGCATGTCCACGGAGCTGCTCCAGATCACGGACGGCAAGATCACCTCGTACGACGGCGTTCTGTCGACGACCGTCATGGAGGAGATGCACGGCAAGGAGCTGTGGGCGACGGCCCAGTGCCGCCCGCACCCGACCGAGCCGCTGGACGCGGCAGGCCAGGGCGACGCCTTCGTAGGCCTCGCCTTCTGCGCGATCCGCGCGGTCGTGGACGTCGACATCGAGCTGGGCTCGGTCCGGGTCGTCGAACTCGCGGTCGCCCAGGACGTCGGCCGGATCCTCAACCCGGCGCAGCTCACCGCGCGCATCGAGGCCGGTGTGACGCAGGGGGTCGGCATCGCGCTCACCGAGAACCTCCGCACGCCGAGGGGCCTGCTCCGCCACCCCGACCTCACCGGTTACGCGCTGCCCACGGCTCTGGACGCCCCGGACATCCGGATCGTCAAGCTGGTCGAGGAACGCGATGTGGTCGCCCCGTTCGGCGCGAAGGCCGCCAGCGCGGTCCCGGTGGTGACCTCGCCCGCGGCGATCGCCTCCGCCGTGCGGGCCGCCACGGGCCGCCCGGTGAACCGGCTGCCGATAAGGCCGCAGGCGGCCGTGGTGACGGACCGGTGA
- a CDS encoding SUKH-4 family immunity protein, with the protein MGTTRTTTATTTITFTEDELFPHVTHAPTRRWLTGPGLPATPGDGGLLTFEALRTDGLRTVGDSTGDPGGRLAAELRDRLVIGGLLGADGRETESVLLDGMTGEISTTYFLHDRPDLMDLRPLAPSLEKLVRYATAVDELAALRGQFACYASRLGPKAVAEASRQLLAVFEEGAKDTGGASGPFWKLAAVIRPLALVAGPGTASGLALDLPVRLLDEEFGSGEVVRFEDVDCPRALTHAPTRRFLREVGLPEQVVWFSLETDMPLQTLAEYYADDRAGVLTEELLPANADRLIRLGHLLEDTSLVVDGATGAVLSWSEPDLGLRPLNADISTLAFTLWLIRRERALDAVHRLTEAYDQLAETMSRTLAAVDPVACDPTPVAAVPTDDGRRYWPEVFEDEAGGGLYA; encoded by the coding sequence ATGGGCACGACCAGGACCACCACCGCCACGACGACGATCACCTTCACCGAGGACGAGCTCTTCCCTCACGTCACGCATGCGCCGACGCGCCGCTGGCTCACCGGCCCCGGCCTGCCCGCGACCCCGGGCGACGGCGGCCTGCTGACGTTCGAGGCGCTGCGCACGGACGGCCTGCGCACGGTGGGTGACTCCACGGGCGACCCCGGCGGCCGTCTGGCGGCGGAGCTGCGTGACCGGCTGGTGATAGGCGGGCTCCTGGGCGCCGACGGCCGTGAGACGGAGTCCGTCCTGCTCGACGGCATGACGGGCGAGATCTCCACGACCTACTTCCTGCACGACCGCCCCGACCTGATGGACCTCCGCCCGCTCGCGCCCTCCCTGGAGAAGCTGGTGCGCTACGCGACGGCGGTGGACGAACTGGCGGCGCTGCGCGGCCAGTTCGCCTGCTACGCGAGCCGGCTCGGGCCGAAGGCGGTGGCGGAGGCGTCACGGCAGCTGCTGGCCGTCTTCGAGGAGGGCGCGAAGGACACGGGCGGCGCGTCCGGCCCCTTCTGGAAGCTGGCCGCGGTGATCCGCCCGCTGGCCCTGGTGGCGGGCCCGGGCACGGCGTCCGGCCTGGCCCTGGATCTGCCGGTCCGTCTCCTGGACGAGGAGTTCGGCTCCGGCGAGGTCGTCCGGTTCGAGGACGTCGACTGCCCGAGGGCACTCACGCACGCCCCGACCCGCCGCTTCCTGCGCGAGGTGGGCCTGCCGGAGCAGGTCGTCTGGTTCTCGCTGGAGACGGACATGCCGCTGCAGACCCTCGCCGAGTACTACGCGGACGACCGCGCCGGCGTCCTCACCGAGGAGCTGCTGCCCGCGAACGCCGACCGGCTGATCCGCCTGGGCCATCTCCTCGAGGACACCAGCCTGGTCGTCGACGGCGCCACCGGCGCGGTGCTGAGCTGGAGCGAGCCGGACCTCGGCCTGCGCCCGCTCAACGCCGACATCTCGACGCTGGCGTTCACCCTCTGGCTGATACGCCGTGAGCGGGCCCTGGACGCGGTGCACCGGCTGACCGAGGCCTACGACCAGCTCGCCGAGACGATGTCCCGCACCCTGGCCGCCGTCGACCCGGTCGCCTGCGACCCGACCCCGGTTGCGGCCGTCCCCACGGACGACGGCCGGCGGTACTGGCCGGAGGTCTTCGAGGACGAGGCGGGCGGGGGCCTGTACGCGTAA
- a CDS encoding FAD binding domain-containing protein yields the protein MTTHAPQAGQAVTLPTTLDEAVAALAAMPAAVPVAGGTDLMAAVNSGQLRPTGLVGLGRISEIRGWQYQDGHALLGAGLTHARMGRPDFAALIPALAAAARAAGPPQIRNAGTLGGNIASAAPTGDALPVLAALEATLIIAGPGGARREMPVSHLLAGMEMLRGGELIGYVRVPLLHAPQIFLKATGRTGPGRAVASVALVLDPARRGVRCAVGAIAPMPLRPLEAEQWVARLIDWDNARAIVPEALTAFGEYVAAACIPDPVPDVDGSVPELPPAVLHLRRTVAALARRALGRALS from the coding sequence TTGACCACGCACGCACCGCAGGCGGGGCAGGCCGTCACCCTGCCCACGACGCTGGACGAGGCCGTGGCGGCGCTGGCCGCCATGCCCGCCGCCGTCCCGGTGGCCGGCGGCACCGACCTGATGGCCGCCGTCAACTCGGGGCAGCTCAGGCCCACCGGCCTGGTCGGCCTCGGCCGCATCAGCGAGATCCGCGGCTGGCAGTACCAGGACGGCCACGCGCTGCTCGGCGCCGGACTCACCCACGCGCGGATGGGCCGCCCCGACTTCGCCGCCCTGATCCCGGCGCTCGCCGCGGCCGCGCGCGCCGCGGGCCCGCCGCAGATCCGCAACGCGGGCACCCTCGGCGGCAACATCGCCTCGGCCGCTCCCACGGGCGACGCGCTGCCCGTGCTGGCCGCGCTGGAGGCGACCCTGATCATCGCGGGCCCGGGCGGAGCCCGCCGTGAGATGCCGGTGTCGCACCTGCTCGCCGGCATGGAGATGCTGCGCGGCGGCGAACTCATCGGGTACGTGCGCGTGCCGCTGCTGCATGCCCCGCAGATCTTCCTGAAGGCGACCGGCCGCACCGGTCCGGGCCGTGCGGTGGCCTCCGTGGCGCTGGTCCTCGACCCCGCCCGGCGGGGCGTCAGGTGCGCCGTCGGGGCCATAGCGCCGATGCCGCTGCGGCCGCTGGAGGCCGAGCAGTGGGTCGCCCGGCTCATCGACTGGGACAACGCCCGCGCCATCGTCCCCGAGGCGCTGACCGCCTTCGGGGAGTACGTCGCCGCCGCCTGCATCCCCGACCCGGTGCCGGACGTGGACGGCTCCGTACCGGAACTTCCGCCCGCCGTACTGCACCTGCGGCGCACTGTCGCCGCGCTGGCCCGACGAGCACTGGGGAGGGCGCTGTCGTGA